Proteins encoded together in one Solanum lycopersicum chromosome 7, SLM_r2.1 window:
- the LOC101266649 gene encoding xylose isomerase: MRERNVGKCSLFLLCLNVVSSVVMAAAPPTCPADTGSGCGSDSGEWDGEFFPGIPKIKYEGPSSKNPLSFKWYNAEEEVLGEKMKDWMRFSVAFWHTFRGTGADPFGAPTKSWPWEDGTNSLAMAKRRLRANFEFLEKLGVERWCFHDRDIAPEGKTLEETNANLDEVVALAKELQGDKFHLLWGTAQLFLQPRYMHGAATSSELGVYAYAAAQVKKAMEVTHHLGGENYVFWGGREGYQSLLNTDMERELNHMARFMEAAVAYKKKIGFNGTLLIEPKPQEPTKHQYDWDAATSANFLRKYGLIGEFKLNIECNHATLAGHSCHHELETARINGLLGNIDANSGDPQIGWDTDQFLMDVAEATLVMQTVIKNGGLAPGGFNFDAKLRRESTDVEDIFIAHIAGMDTLARGLRNAAKLIEEGSLNDLVRKRYQSFDSELGSAIESGKADFELLEKKALEWGEPKVPSGKQELAEMIFQSAL, from the exons ATGAGAGAAAGGAATGTTGGGAAGTGTTCGTTATTCCTTCTTTGTTTGAATGTGGTCTCAAGTGTAGTG ATGGCTGCTGCTCCACCAACTTGTCCTGCTGATACTGGCAGCGGTTGTGGGAGTGATTCAGGTGAATGGGATGGGGAGTTTTTCCCTGGAATTCCAAAAATTAAGTATGAg GGTCCTTCTAGTAAGAACCCACTCTCCTTTAAATGGTACAATGCCGAGGAGGAGGTTCTTGGAGAAAAGATGAAG GATTGGATGAGATTTAGCGTAGCATTTTGGCATACATTCCGTGGCACAGGAGCTGATCCATTTGGTGCTCCTACAAAGTCGTGGCCGTGGGAAGATGGCACCAATTCCCTGGCTATGGCCAAGAGAAGAC TGAGAGCCAACTTTGAATTCCTGGAGAAACTTGGAGTAGAAAGATGGTGCTTCCACGATAGGGACATCGCTCCAGAGGGAAAGACCCTTGAG GAAACAAATGCAAACTTGGATGAAGTGGTGGCTCTTGCCAAAGAGCTTCAG GGAGATAAATTTCATCTTCTGTGGGGTACCGCTCAATTGTTCCTCCAGCCTCGCTACATGCATGGTGCTGCTACTAG CTCTGAATTAGGTGTATATGCATATGCTGCTGCTCAGGTCAAGAAAGCCATGGAG GTTACACATCATCTTGGGGGAGAGAATTATGTCTTTTGGGGTGGTCGAGAAGGTTACCAGAGCCTCCTGAACACAGATATGGAAAGAGAACTTAACCATATG GCAAGGTTCATGGAAGCTGCTGTCGCTTACAAAAAGAAGATTGGCTTCAATG GAACATTACTAATTGAACCAAAGCCTCAGGAGCCAACAAAACACCA GTATGACTGGGATGCTGCCACTTCTGCTAATTTCTTACGCAAATATGGGCTTATAG GAGAGTTCAAATTGAACATCGAGTGCAACCATGCCACGTTGGCTGGTCACAG CTGCCATCATGAGCTTGAAACAGCAAGAATTAATGGTTTGCTGGGCAACATTGACGCAAATTCTGGCGATCCCCAGATTG GTTGGGACACAGATCAATTTTTGATGGATGTCGCTGAGGCAACATTGGTGATGCAAACCGTTATTAAAAAT GGAGGATTGGCACCAGGAGGATTCAACTTTGATGCAAAATT GCGTAGGGAGAGCACTGATGTTGAAGACATATTTATTGCTCACATTGCTGGTATGGACACTCTAGCCCGTGGCCTCAGAAATGCTGCCAAGCTAATTGAG GAGGGCTCGTTGAATGATCTTGTCAGAAAGCGATATCAGAGTTTTGACTCCGAACTTGGTTCTGCAATTGAG TCTGGGAAGGCAGACTTTGAACTGCTCGAGAAGAAGGCGCTAGAATGGGGAGAACCTAAAGTTCCTTCTGGAAAGCAG GAGCTTGCAGAGATGATTTTTCAGTCAGCATTGTAG